In one Kitasatospora cineracea genomic region, the following are encoded:
- the lnt gene encoding apolipoprotein N-acyltransferase: MALPVSQEQPVAEEDAEPPAPVRGSRKAWWARTGLAALSGLALAFAFPPFDVWPLSILAVAALAVLTRGQRARHGAWLGFAFGVPFFVVLLSWLRPVGWDATVGLSLIEALFLALMGAGTALTSKLRGWPLWGAVLWVTQEWMRDRLPFGGFPWGRLAFANTASPFTPLAALGGAPLVTFAVAASGTLLAWAALSAARARRTDTDLPWRTAVGAVGAVALVLVGYAVPVPTSADDTVKVALVQGNVDRPGMDFLGRPMEVLDNHATATEKLAASVAAGTTAKPDVVIWPENASDLDPFTDPAAFARIDAAVKAVGVPTLVGALVDGPDEQHVQNEGIVWDPSTGPGASYTKQHPVPFGEYVPFRTELSKVISRLQRVARDFYPGDHNGVMQLGPARIGDVICFEVAYDEIVRDTVNQGGRVIVVQTNNATYNNTGQTEQQLAMSRLRAVEHGRAVLIAATSGVSAVIAPDGTVQQRTGEMEQAVLNAVVPLRDGRTVADRVGAVPEWTLALGGVLACAFAVAGGVRRRKARRTA, from the coding sequence GTGGCACTGCCCGTTTCGCAGGAGCAGCCGGTGGCCGAGGAGGACGCGGAGCCGCCGGCGCCCGTGCGGGGCAGCCGCAAGGCGTGGTGGGCCCGGACGGGGCTGGCCGCGCTGTCCGGCCTGGCCCTGGCGTTCGCGTTCCCGCCGTTCGACGTGTGGCCGCTGTCGATCCTCGCGGTGGCCGCCCTGGCGGTGCTGACCCGCGGGCAGCGGGCCCGGCACGGCGCCTGGCTGGGCTTCGCGTTCGGCGTGCCGTTCTTCGTGGTGCTGCTGTCCTGGCTGCGCCCGGTCGGCTGGGACGCCACGGTGGGCCTGTCGCTGATCGAGGCCCTGTTCCTGGCCCTGATGGGCGCGGGCACGGCGCTGACCTCGAAGCTGCGCGGCTGGCCGCTGTGGGGCGCGGTGCTCTGGGTCACCCAGGAGTGGATGCGCGACCGGCTGCCGTTCGGCGGCTTCCCGTGGGGCCGGCTGGCGTTCGCCAACACCGCGAGCCCGTTCACGCCGCTGGCCGCGCTGGGCGGCGCCCCGCTGGTGACCTTCGCGGTCGCCGCCAGCGGCACCCTGCTGGCCTGGGCGGCGCTGAGTGCGGCCCGGGCCCGGCGCACCGACACCGACCTGCCGTGGCGCACCGCGGTCGGCGCGGTGGGCGCCGTCGCGCTGGTGCTGGTCGGCTACGCGGTGCCGGTGCCGACCTCGGCGGACGACACGGTGAAGGTCGCGCTCGTCCAGGGCAACGTGGACCGGCCCGGCATGGACTTCCTGGGCCGCCCGATGGAGGTGCTGGACAACCACGCCACCGCCACCGAGAAGCTCGCCGCCTCGGTCGCCGCGGGCACCACCGCCAAGCCGGACGTGGTGATCTGGCCGGAGAACGCCTCCGACCTGGACCCGTTCACCGACCCGGCGGCGTTCGCCCGGATCGACGCCGCGGTCAAGGCGGTCGGCGTGCCGACCCTGGTCGGCGCGCTGGTCGACGGCCCCGACGAGCAGCACGTGCAGAACGAGGGCATCGTCTGGGACCCGTCCACCGGTCCCGGCGCCTCCTACACCAAGCAGCACCCGGTGCCGTTCGGCGAGTACGTGCCGTTCCGCACCGAGCTGTCCAAGGTGATCAGCCGCCTGCAGCGGGTCGCCCGGGACTTCTACCCCGGCGACCACAACGGCGTGATGCAGCTGGGCCCGGCCCGGATCGGCGACGTGATCTGCTTCGAGGTGGCGTACGACGAGATCGTCCGGGACACCGTCAACCAGGGCGGCCGGGTGATCGTCGTGCAGACCAACAACGCCACCTACAACAACACCGGGCAGACCGAGCAGCAGCTGGCGATGTCCCGGCTGCGGGCGGTCGAGCACGGGCGGGCGGTGCTGATCGCGGCGACCAGCGGCGTCTCCGCGGTGATCGCCCCGGACGGCACGGTGCAGCAGCGCACCGGCGAGATGGAGCAGGCCGTGCTGAACGCGGTGGTGCCGCTGCGCGACGGCAGGACCGTCGCCGACCGGGTCGGCGCGGTGCCGGAGTGGACGCTGGCCCTGGGCGGCGTGCTGGCCTGCGCGTTCGCGGTGGCCGGCGGGGTGCGCCGGCGGAAGGCGCGGCGCACCGCCTGA
- the fxsA gene encoding FxsA family membrane protein, which yields MSQQATPARPARRGRLARTVPLLIVAWLVLEIWLVTVVAGWVGWFLTLLLLVAGVFLGGAVIKRAGARAFRAAVELSKDPQSAQPQTGTSMTVLAGILLMVPGFLSDLLAVTFLLPPTRAVWRAVGRRIAGSALRSTSPVGADRFADAVRLQEQLRIHRPDGKVVQGEVVDPPAGPRGPSGPSGPDTGYRPPITP from the coding sequence GTGTCCCAGCAAGCAACCCCGGCCCGCCCGGCCCGCCGAGGCCGGCTCGCCCGAACCGTGCCGCTGCTGATCGTGGCCTGGCTGGTGCTGGAGATCTGGCTGGTCACGGTGGTGGCCGGCTGGGTCGGCTGGTTCCTGACGCTGCTGCTGCTGGTCGCCGGGGTGTTCCTCGGCGGGGCGGTGATCAAGCGCGCCGGGGCGCGGGCGTTCCGGGCCGCGGTCGAGCTGTCCAAGGACCCGCAGTCCGCGCAGCCGCAGACCGGCACCTCGATGACGGTGCTGGCGGGCATCCTGCTGATGGTCCCCGGCTTCCTGTCCGACCTGCTGGCGGTGACGTTCCTGCTGCCGCCGACCCGCGCGGTGTGGCGGGCCGTCGGCCGCCGGATCGCCGGCTCGGCACTGCGCTCCACCTCCCCGGTCGGCGCGGACCGGTTCGCCGACGCGGTGCGGCTGCAGGAGCAGCTGCGGATCCACCGCCCCGACGGCAAGGTCGTCCAGGGCGAGGTCGTCGACCCGCCGGCCGGCCCGCGCGGCCCGTCCGGTCCGTCCGGCCCGGACACCGGGTACCGCCCGCCGATCACCCCCTGA
- a CDS encoding RNA polymerase-binding protein RbpA: protein MSERALRGTRLGATSYETDRGIDLAPRQTVEYACQNGHRFEVPFSVEAEIPSVWECRFCGQEAALLDGEEPEEKKTKPTRTHWDMLMERRTREELEEVLAERLAVLRSGGMNLAIHPRDSRKSA, encoded by the coding sequence ATGAGCGAGCGAGCTCTCCGCGGCACGCGACTCGGGGCGACCAGCTACGAGACCGACCGCGGTATTGACCTGGCACCCCGCCAGACCGTCGAGTACGCATGTCAGAACGGACACCGATTCGAGGTCCCGTTCTCGGTCGAGGCCGAGATCCCCTCGGTGTGGGAATGCCGCTTCTGCGGTCAGGAGGCCGCGCTCCTCGACGGCGAGGAGCCGGAGGAGAAGAAGACCAAGCCCACCCGCACGCACTGGGACATGCTGATGGAGCGCCGGACCCGTGAGGAGTTGGAGGAGGTCCTGGCCGAGCGCCTGGCCGTCCTGCGCTCCGGCGGGATGAACCTGGCGATCCACCCGCGCGACTCGCGCAAGTCCGCCTGA
- a CDS encoding FtsK/SpoIIIE domain-containing protein has translation MSLTRHFTRGRDLARSAGDHAADVFAPLALIGRGLRRHADWAKARWAATPKERRGPTLLVGAAVVLGVFLLPHGPLLAIVALVASAAWVGRSPKAPAAPEPDAADVKLPALYAALTPYFGGYDDPGALYRVDGEWKSAFSEWAFDPDGRPTALEIAYPAYFTDTEPAARARIEQVVQGKAGRSREYRFDWDEESNRLRVTALSPLPADIAAQRFVTAPGEIVLGFTDGAGSHRTIPVEQGGVTEQQPPVIWRVGPRSAEPHLLALGAPGHGTSTLLRSIALQALPHGDLVVVDGASTGEHACLVNRPGVHTVETSLHGALAALEWCAQETERRLVALNAARHHGLAAPADVTRPLWILLDRLTELSELAHAEGRTDPQELLEVPLRHGRAARVTVVFVDALDARDRVSATVRTCTRTRVVLGPVTADSGAAALGGPLDIAPAAHTPPGRGYARIGTAAPVRLQVPVTVDPLDEDAPAPLRDAVVALLPHRDTRTEAAAPAAAPAPANLSKEPIGEPAGELAGELAGEAGPGRPRPVW, from the coding sequence ATGTCCCTCACCCGCCACTTCACCCGGGGCCGCGACCTCGCCCGCAGCGCCGGCGACCACGCCGCCGACGTGTTCGCGCCGCTGGCCCTGATCGGCCGCGGCCTGCGCCGCCACGCCGACTGGGCCAAGGCCCGCTGGGCGGCCACCCCGAAGGAGCGGCGCGGCCCGACGCTGCTGGTCGGCGCGGCCGTGGTGCTCGGCGTCTTCCTGCTGCCGCACGGCCCGCTGCTGGCGATCGTCGCCCTGGTCGCCTCCGCCGCCTGGGTCGGCCGCAGCCCCAAGGCCCCGGCGGCGCCCGAGCCGGACGCCGCCGACGTCAAGCTGCCCGCCCTGTACGCGGCGCTCACCCCGTACTTCGGCGGCTACGACGACCCGGGGGCGCTGTACCGGGTGGACGGCGAGTGGAAGTCGGCGTTCAGCGAGTGGGCGTTCGACCCGGACGGGCGGCCGACCGCGCTGGAGATCGCCTACCCGGCGTACTTCACCGACACCGAGCCGGCCGCCCGGGCCCGGATCGAGCAGGTGGTGCAGGGCAAGGCGGGGCGCTCGCGGGAGTACCGCTTCGACTGGGACGAGGAGTCCAACCGGCTGCGGGTGACGGCGCTGTCCCCGCTGCCCGCCGACATCGCCGCGCAGCGCTTCGTCACCGCGCCGGGCGAGATCGTGCTGGGCTTCACCGACGGCGCGGGCAGCCACCGCACCATCCCGGTCGAGCAGGGCGGCGTCACCGAGCAGCAGCCGCCGGTGATCTGGCGGGTCGGGCCGCGTTCGGCCGAGCCGCACCTGCTGGCGCTGGGCGCGCCCGGCCACGGCACCTCGACGCTGCTGCGCTCGATCGCGCTGCAGGCACTGCCGCACGGCGACCTGGTGGTGGTGGACGGGGCGAGCACCGGTGAGCACGCCTGCCTGGTGAACCGTCCGGGCGTGCACACCGTGGAGACCAGCCTGCACGGGGCGCTCGCCGCGCTGGAGTGGTGCGCGCAGGAGACCGAGCGCCGGCTGGTCGCGCTGAACGCCGCCCGGCACCACGGGCTGGCCGCGCCCGCCGACGTCACCCGGCCGCTGTGGATCCTGCTCGACCGCCTCACCGAACTGTCCGAACTCGCCCACGCCGAGGGCCGCACCGACCCGCAGGAACTGCTGGAGGTGCCGCTGCGGCACGGCCGGGCGGCCCGGGTGACGGTGGTGTTCGTGGACGCGCTGGACGCCCGGGACCGGGTCTCGGCGACCGTCCGCACCTGCACCCGCACCCGGGTGGTGCTCGGCCCGGTCACCGCCGACTCCGGCGCGGCCGCGCTCGGCGGCCCGCTGGACATCGCGCCCGCCGCCCACACCCCGCCCGGGCGCGGCTACGCCCGGATCGGCACCGCGGCCCCGGTCCGGCTCCAGGTCCCGGTCACCGTCGACCCGCTGGACGAGGACGCCCCGGCCCCGCTGCGGGACGCCGTGGTCGCGCTGCTCCCGCACCGCGACACCCGCACCGAGGCGGCCGCGCCGGCCGCCGCACCGGCTCCGGCGAACCTGTCCAAGGAGCCGATCGGGGAACCGGCCGGGGAGTTGGCCGGGGAGCTGGCCGGGGAGGCCGGCCCGGGCCGGCCCCGCCCGGTCTGGTAA
- a CDS encoding ankyrin repeat domain-containing protein encodes MTDPTARADGAPQPDEDVIALAGRLFDAARTGDAALLAAYLDAGTPANLTNDRGDTLLMLAAYHGHAAAVTALLERGAEADRANDRGQTPLAGAVFKGATEVVDALLAHGADPRAGAPSALDAARMFGKDELVARLARA; translated from the coding sequence ATGACCGACCCCACCGCGCGGGCCGACGGCGCCCCGCAGCCCGACGAGGACGTCATCGCCCTGGCCGGCCGGCTCTTCGACGCCGCCCGCACCGGGGACGCCGCGCTGCTCGCCGCCTACCTCGACGCCGGCACCCCCGCCAACCTCACCAACGACCGCGGCGACACCCTGCTGATGCTCGCCGCCTACCACGGCCACGCCGCCGCCGTCACCGCCCTGCTCGAGCGCGGCGCCGAGGCCGACCGGGCCAACGACCGCGGCCAGACCCCGCTGGCCGGCGCCGTCTTCAAGGGCGCCACCGAGGTCGTCGACGCCCTGCTCGCGCACGGCGCCGACCCGCGCGCCGGGGCGCCCTCCGCGCTGGACGCGGCCCGGATGTTCGGCAAGGACGAGCTGGTCGCCCGCCTCGCCCGCGCCTGA